A genomic segment from Tuwongella immobilis encodes:
- a CDS encoding TolC family protein, whose product MHGHTLGIVKRRLRLLRNGLFGIASSLTLIGVSHGQSPAPVSAYAPISQPIATQVVPSQPTMPPGQSDRPRGTLPLPQTPAAQTIGTSLPINLPTALHLAGVRPLDVAVATQRVQAAQAQLQRAKALMLPNVQIGANYARHDGQIQDIVGQVFTTSRSSFLVGAGPAMTFAVTDAIYAPLSAKQIVQSRQADVQTSLNDTMLQVADAYFAVQQARGELAGAIDTVQRADEAVRQTDQLAPGLAPALETNRSRSERSRRRQSVEVAYERWQVASAELARLLRLNPSAIVEPIEPPQTRIELINLAVPVDDLIPVALTYRPELTSQQAIVQATLARIKQEKIRPLVPSVLLRGNATNPSGGLSSGLFGGGVNDQMRDFNLRNSLDFQLIWEFQNLGLGNRAIVRERQAENQIAVIELFRLQDRIAAEVVQAHAAAKRATNRVNEAEIGLREAEDTASKSIAGMGQTRRVGEVLVLVFRPQEVLASIQALAQAYDDYYRAIADANRAHFRLYRALGHPAHCVVQAVNLPHFLPQVSTTTAATGTMPVSP is encoded by the coding sequence ATGCACGGACACACCCTCGGCATTGTCAAACGTCGCCTTCGACTTCTGCGCAATGGGCTGTTTGGGATCGCCAGTAGTCTGACGCTCATCGGCGTCAGCCACGGGCAGTCCCCGGCCCCGGTTTCCGCATACGCGCCAATTTCACAACCGATTGCGACACAAGTGGTTCCGTCGCAACCGACGATGCCGCCCGGGCAATCGGATCGCCCCCGTGGAACATTGCCGCTGCCGCAAACGCCTGCTGCTCAAACGATCGGCACATCGTTACCGATCAATTTGCCTACGGCTCTGCATCTGGCGGGTGTTCGACCGTTGGACGTTGCGGTGGCGACCCAGCGCGTGCAAGCGGCCCAAGCGCAACTGCAACGGGCCAAGGCATTGATGCTGCCGAATGTGCAAATCGGAGCCAACTACGCGCGACACGATGGGCAGATCCAAGACATTGTCGGCCAAGTGTTTACAACTAGCCGCAGTTCATTCTTGGTCGGTGCTGGCCCCGCGATGACATTCGCGGTTACCGATGCGATCTACGCCCCGCTCTCCGCCAAACAGATCGTGCAATCGCGTCAAGCGGATGTGCAAACTTCGCTCAATGATACCATGTTGCAAGTGGCCGATGCCTACTTCGCGGTCCAGCAAGCGCGTGGCGAGTTGGCCGGTGCCATTGACACGGTCCAACGGGCCGACGAAGCCGTGCGACAAACCGATCAGTTGGCCCCTGGACTTGCCCCAGCGTTAGAAACCAATCGGTCCCGTTCCGAACGCTCCCGCCGTCGCCAATCGGTGGAAGTCGCATATGAGCGTTGGCAAGTCGCAAGTGCCGAATTGGCAAGGCTGTTACGGCTGAATCCCTCGGCCATCGTCGAGCCAATCGAACCGCCGCAAACCCGCATTGAACTCATCAACCTGGCGGTGCCCGTGGATGATCTGATTCCCGTCGCATTAACCTATCGACCGGAACTCACGAGCCAACAAGCGATCGTCCAAGCGACACTGGCCCGCATCAAGCAGGAAAAAATTCGCCCACTCGTGCCCAGCGTCCTGCTGCGTGGCAACGCAACCAATCCATCCGGTGGCCTCTCCTCGGGGCTGTTCGGCGGTGGGGTCAACGATCAGATGCGTGATTTTAACCTGCGAAACAGTCTCGACTTCCAACTCATCTGGGAGTTTCAGAATCTCGGTTTGGGCAACCGAGCGATCGTGCGTGAACGGCAAGCGGAAAATCAAATCGCCGTCATCGAGTTATTCCGGCTGCAAGACCGCATTGCCGCCGAAGTGGTGCAGGCACACGCCGCCGCCAAGCGGGCGACCAACCGAGTGAACGAAGCCGAAATCGGCCTGCGAGAAGCCGAAGACACTGCCAGCAAATCGATTGCCGGCATGGGCCAAACCCGCCGCGTGGGCGAGGTGCTGGTGTTGGTGTTCCGCCCGCAGGAAGTGCTGGCGTCGATCCAGGCACTCGCACAGGCTTACGATGATTACTATCGGGCGATCGCCGATGCCAATCGCGCCCATTTTCGCCTTTACCGTGCGTTAGGCCACCCGGCTCATTGTGTCGTCCAGGCGGTCAATCTTCCCCATTTTCTCCCGCAAGTCTCGACAACCACCGCCGCAACTGGCACAATGCCTGTCTCGCCCTGA
- a CDS encoding alpha/beta hydrolase family protein, with the protein MSLLGKWFGRMLMVGGLWFGCSAMAADPANDPRFRDIPARKWLDAFLQAECQPAFQARLADVAAAQTPEQITARQNRLRQQFITAIGGFPERTPLRPERTGTLVRKGYRIEKMIFESRPNHHVTANLYLPDGPGPFPAVLIPVGHSQTGKAADYQQRAAQLLVQNGFVAMTYDPIGQGERVQALDALGKPTLPGSTSEHTMTGVGALLGGRCTASYRIWDAIRAVDYLTSRPEVDAKRIGCTGCSGGGTLTAYLMALDDRIQAAAPSCYLTTFERLFATIGPQDGEQNLPGQVAAGFDHADFLALRAPKPTLICAATRDFFDIQGTWTTFREAKRLYSRLGFPERVELLESDTPHGYPKAHREGMVRWMSRWLKHIDSPITETELPLESVADLNCTRSGQILEDRHGVSVFTLNAQWAAELAVKRQQLSQTFAQQQDTIRRLIGISPSRLDFTASPWSEPRTVGDRMIRTQIITPKSGVPLTIAEIRSKTMTGAAAKLPPILLLHEAGHGLAQNPMAIDPRSGYGSRMRSRRGEL; encoded by the coding sequence ATGTCGTTGCTAGGCAAGTGGTTCGGACGAATGCTGATGGTGGGCGGGCTGTGGTTCGGTTGCTCGGCGATGGCGGCCGACCCTGCGAACGATCCGCGATTCCGCGACATTCCCGCTCGCAAATGGCTGGATGCATTCCTTCAGGCGGAATGCCAACCGGCGTTTCAGGCCCGACTCGCCGATGTCGCCGCCGCACAGACACCCGAACAGATTACCGCACGTCAGAATCGGCTGCGTCAGCAGTTCATCACCGCCATCGGTGGATTCCCCGAACGAACGCCCTTGCGTCCCGAGCGAACCGGCACGTTGGTCCGCAAGGGGTATCGCATCGAAAAAATGATCTTTGAAAGTCGCCCTAATCATCATGTGACCGCCAATTTATATCTCCCCGATGGGCCTGGTCCCTTCCCAGCGGTGCTGATTCCAGTGGGACACAGTCAGACCGGCAAAGCCGCCGACTATCAACAGCGAGCAGCGCAACTGCTGGTACAGAATGGCTTTGTGGCGATGACGTATGATCCGATTGGACAAGGCGAGCGCGTGCAAGCGTTGGACGCACTCGGGAAGCCGACGCTCCCCGGCAGCACCTCCGAACATACCATGACGGGCGTTGGAGCATTACTCGGCGGCCGTTGCACCGCCAGCTATCGCATTTGGGACGCCATCCGCGCGGTGGATTATCTCACCAGTCGGCCCGAGGTCGATGCCAAGCGGATCGGCTGCACCGGCTGCTCCGGCGGTGGCACGCTCACCGCATATCTGATGGCACTCGACGACCGCATTCAAGCGGCCGCCCCATCGTGTTATCTCACCACATTCGAACGATTATTTGCCACCATCGGCCCGCAAGATGGCGAACAGAACCTCCCTGGGCAGGTCGCCGCAGGCTTCGATCACGCCGATTTTCTGGCGTTGCGTGCCCCCAAACCGACGCTCATTTGTGCCGCCACCCGCGATTTTTTCGACATTCAAGGCACCTGGACCACATTCCGCGAAGCGAAACGGCTCTATTCCCGACTCGGATTCCCCGAACGGGTCGAGCTTCTCGAATCCGACACGCCACACGGCTACCCCAAAGCCCACCGCGAAGGCATGGTGCGCTGGATGTCCCGCTGGCTGAAGCACATCGATTCGCCGATCACCGAAACTGAGTTGCCGCTTGAATCCGTCGCCGATCTCAACTGCACGCGATCGGGTCAAATATTAGAAGATCGTCACGGCGTCAGCGTCTTCACCCTCAATGCGCAATGGGCCGCCGAACTCGCCGTCAAACGTCAGCAATTGTCACAAACCTTTGCTCAACAACAAGATACCATTCGCCGACTGATTGGCATTTCGCCCAGCCGACTGGACTTCACCGCATCGCCCTGGAGCGAGCCACGCACCGTCGGCGACCGAATGATTCGCACGCAAATTATCACACCGAAATCTGGCGTTCCACTGACAATTGCGGAAATTCGCTCCAAGACCATGACCGGAGCAGCCGCCAAACTCCCGCCAATTCTACTGCTTCATGAAGCAGGCCATGGACTTGCGCAAAATCCGATGGCGATCGATCCCCGATCGGGCTATGGTTCGCGGATGCGCTCGCGGCGGGGCGAACTGTAA
- a CDS encoding GH3 auxin-responsive promoter family protein → MRSACVSWEGFCGMGVTSLLAGVADHRLTRRVADRAVNLAARKRMLTLDHLDLAATQERTLMSLIQRAKQTRFGIDHDFRRIRSIRDYQRRVPVRDYEAFWTGYWRDSYPTLAGTTWPEDAPYYALSSGTTSGTTKYIPVTRDMLNSNRKAAFTTFGLYRACFPQDETLTGLLFFFGGSTALNRLPNGSLSGDLSGIASREVSPIVRPYTFPPLEISLLTNWEEKIERLADLSANLPITAISGIPAWLIVLFDRLKQRTGKATLAEIWPTLRLVVHGGTKFDPYRELFEREIGSDQVKMIETYPCSEGFIATEDPRHQRLRIIPDHGIFFEFIPFEELGNPDAPRHTLANVDLNVNYAVVLTTCAGVFSYLVGDTVRFERRDIPLIQFTGRTKYFLSAFGEHLISEEVEKAVAEASAATGATSIDWHVGPIFPNDPSKPGYHRYFIEFKTPPKDLRQFAEVLDTTLSRINEDYQAHRVGDLTMLLPEIRIVPPGGFLEWMKSVGKLGGQHKLPRMDNSGKLTLQMTEFFATRN, encoded by the coding sequence ATGCGCAGCGCGTGCGTTTCGTGGGAAGGATTTTGCGGCATGGGTGTCACGTCGTTGCTGGCTGGTGTGGCGGACCATCGGTTGACTCGTCGCGTTGCGGATCGGGCGGTCAATCTCGCGGCCCGCAAGCGGATGCTCACCCTCGACCATCTGGATCTTGCCGCCACCCAAGAACGCACCCTGATGAGTCTGATTCAGCGGGCGAAACAGACGCGCTTCGGCATCGATCACGATTTCCGCCGCATCCGCAGCATCCGCGACTACCAACGCCGCGTGCCCGTCCGCGATTACGAGGCATTCTGGACCGGCTACTGGAGAGATTCGTACCCCACCCTGGCTGGCACCACCTGGCCGGAAGATGCCCCGTATTACGCCCTGTCGTCGGGCACCACCTCGGGCACCACCAAATACATCCCCGTCACTCGGGACATGCTCAATTCCAATCGCAAAGCGGCGTTCACCACCTTTGGATTGTACCGCGCCTGCTTTCCGCAAGATGAAACCCTGACGGGACTTCTGTTCTTCTTCGGCGGCAGCACCGCCTTGAATCGACTTCCGAACGGATCACTCAGCGGCGATTTGAGCGGCATCGCCTCCCGCGAAGTTTCGCCCATTGTCCGACCGTACACCTTCCCCCCGTTGGAAATCAGCCTGCTCACCAACTGGGAAGAGAAAATCGAACGCCTGGCCGACCTTTCTGCCAATCTGCCAATCACTGCCATCTCCGGCATCCCCGCTTGGCTGATTGTGCTGTTCGATCGCCTCAAGCAGCGCACCGGCAAAGCCACGCTCGCCGAAATTTGGCCCACACTCCGCCTCGTCGTCCACGGCGGCACCAAGTTCGACCCCTACCGCGAACTCTTTGAGCGCGAAATCGGTTCCGATCAAGTCAAGATGATCGAAACCTACCCCTGCTCGGAAGGTTTCATTGCGACGGAAGATCCACGCCATCAACGACTTCGGATCATCCCCGATCACGGCATCTTCTTCGAGTTCATCCCCTTCGAGGAACTCGGCAACCCCGACGCTCCCCGGCACACATTGGCGAATGTCGATCTCAATGTCAATTACGCCGTCGTACTGACCACTTGCGCCGGCGTCTTCAGCTACTTGGTCGGCGACACCGTCCGCTTCGAACGCCGCGATATTCCGCTGATTCAATTCACCGGTCGAACAAAGTATTTCCTCTCCGCATTCGGGGAACATCTCATCAGCGAAGAAGTGGAAAAGGCCGTCGCCGAAGCCTCCGCCGCCACCGGCGCCACCAGCATCGATTGGCACGTCGGCCCCATCTTCCCCAACGATCCGAGCAAACCCGGCTACCATCGCTACTTCATCGAATTCAAAACGCCGCCGAAAGACCTGCGACAATTCGCCGAAGTCTTGGACACCACACTCTCACGCATCAACGAAGATTATCAGGCACACCGCGTTGGCGACCTGACCATGCTGCTGCCCGAAATCCGCATCGTCCCCCCCGGTGGCTTCCTGGAATGGATGAAATCGGTCGGCAAACTGGGCGGACAGCACAAACTGCCGCGAATGGATAACAGCGGCAAACTCACCCTGCAAATGACCGAATTCTTCGCCACCCGCAACTAA
- a CDS encoding DUF4240 domain-containing protein: MDENRFWAIIETGWMAVGGKTKTRDKLVAGKLSEERALALEETLDDVIDAITEELNSLSQEELLAFDRILERKLFDIDRADIHAHTDGSDDGFLYCRGFIVAIGRAYYEAVLADPAKAICDAECEAMCYLSWHLHEEKFGEVPNSGISRESCSNQAGWPSDESPDAGN; this comes from the coding sequence ATGGATGAGAACCGATTTTGGGCCATCATCGAAACCGGCTGGATGGCAGTCGGCGGCAAAACCAAAACCCGCGACAAACTCGTCGCCGGCAAACTCTCCGAAGAACGCGCACTCGCCCTCGAAGAGACGCTCGACGATGTCATCGACGCCATCACCGAAGAACTCAACTCCCTATCCCAAGAGGAGTTACTCGCCTTCGATCGCATTCTCGAACGCAAACTCTTTGACATCGACCGCGCCGACATTCACGCCCACACCGATGGCTCGGATGATGGCTTTCTGTACTGCCGCGGCTTCATTGTCGCCATTGGACGAGCATACTACGAAGCGGTTCTCGCCGATCCCGCCAAAGCCATCTGCGACGCTGAATGCGAGGCCATGTGCTACCTGTCCTGGCATCTGCACGAAGAAAAATTCGGCGAAGTCCCCAACTCCGGCATCTCCCGAGAATCCTGTTCCAATCAAGCCGGCTGGCCAAGCGACGAATCACCTGATGCGGGGAATTGA
- a CDS encoding class I SAM-dependent methyltransferase, producing the protein MTTAPDEKLPSPPPERSEKRRPDWMLMTQKFLKHGTAIASFSPSSGFLSRAMLRGIDFDKAQCIIELGAGTGPITAELLKRVKPHTKLIVVERDPDFCARLRARFPGADIAEADAAKMDELLDSRGIPTVDHVVSGLPLPSFPAELRDAIIASSARRLSPEGDFRQLTNMPYVYWRLYRKYFQQVKFELVPLNMPPGGVYTCKKYRTDAPGNNPASA; encoded by the coding sequence ATGACGACCGCACCCGATGAGAAGTTGCCCTCGCCACCCCCGGAACGCTCGGAAAAACGACGGCCCGACTGGATGCTGATGACGCAAAAGTTCCTCAAGCATGGAACCGCCATCGCCTCCTTCTCGCCCAGTTCGGGATTCCTGTCCCGAGCCATGCTGCGAGGCATCGATTTCGATAAAGCCCAGTGCATTATCGAGTTAGGTGCCGGCACCGGGCCGATCACGGCGGAACTCCTCAAACGGGTCAAGCCGCATACCAAGCTGATTGTCGTCGAACGCGACCCGGATTTCTGCGCCCGACTCCGGGCACGATTCCCCGGTGCCGATATCGCCGAAGCCGATGCCGCCAAGATGGACGAACTGCTCGACTCGCGGGGAATCCCCACCGTCGATCACGTTGTTTCCGGCTTGCCGCTGCCGTCGTTCCCCGCCGAACTGCGCGATGCCATCATCGCCAGCAGCGCCCGACGACTCAGCCCCGAAGGTGACTTCCGACAGCTCACCAACATGCCGTATGTCTACTGGCGATTGTATCGCAAGTACTTCCAGCAAGTGAAGTTCGAGCTGGTGCCGCTCAACATGCCGCCCGGCGGTGTCTACACCTGCAAAAAGTATCGCACCGATGCGCCCGGGAACAACCCCGCCAGCGCCTGA
- a CDS encoding alpha/beta fold hydrolase: protein MSSFQTWLDRIAPQGYGRRQPLVLINGLAEQAESWYRNRRFWSRFFDVHTPNILAYEGEVLHRRIRDGLPITIDFLVEQLHAYLDQFVQTPPYHLVASSLGGKVAVEFATRYPELVSRVVLICPSGMGDEEKLPFMEGVRHNDMPAVVKGVFYKRQHIDRGMVEYYQSRFPNRRWKTGLLRTIRGTMEHTVRSKLKHLQSPTLLIAAQEDKIVDPETAEIAARELPQGHFLMIPKCGHAPQIEKAWMINRLVVHFLTDAQPTSQPHWTQLIFKNPTRATT, encoded by the coding sequence ATGTCATCGTTTCAGACCTGGCTGGATCGGATCGCCCCTCAGGGGTATGGTCGCCGACAACCGCTGGTCCTGATCAATGGGTTGGCGGAACAGGCGGAATCCTGGTACCGCAACCGCCGTTTTTGGTCCCGATTCTTTGATGTGCATACCCCGAATATCTTGGCCTACGAGGGGGAAGTGCTGCATCGTCGGATTCGAGACGGACTCCCGATCACGATCGACTTCTTAGTCGAACAATTGCATGCGTATCTCGATCAATTCGTGCAAACGCCCCCCTACCATCTCGTCGCCAGCAGTCTGGGCGGGAAGGTGGCCGTCGAGTTTGCCACCCGATACCCCGAATTGGTCTCCCGCGTTGTGCTCATCTGCCCCTCCGGCATGGGCGACGAAGAAAAACTCCCCTTTATGGAAGGCGTTCGTCACAACGATATGCCTGCCGTCGTTAAGGGAGTCTTCTACAAGCGACAGCACATCGATCGGGGAATGGTCGAGTACTATCAATCCCGGTTCCCCAACCGACGCTGGAAAACTGGCCTGCTGCGCACCATTCGCGGCACCATGGAGCACACCGTTCGCAGCAAGCTGAAGCACCTGCAAAGCCCCACGCTGCTGATCGCCGCCCAAGAAGACAAGATTGTCGACCCCGAAACCGCTGAAATCGCCGCCCGCGAACTCCCGCAGGGGCATTTCCTGATGATTCCCAAATGTGGGCATGCTCCGCAGATTGAAAAAGCCTGGATGATCAATCGGCTGGTGGTGCACTTCCTAACCGATGCGCAACCCACCTCGCAACCCCATTGGACGCAGTTGATTTTTAAGAACCCGACTCGAGCGACGACATGA
- a CDS encoding polysaccharide biosynthesis/export family protein, translating into MHTTTNARICRGWLMAALVLLGLGCHSTKQHTVALPPPGTVPNEMNMITLPPYVIAPPDELLIEVVAAPTEAGKPPTLLTPQPISGRHPVRPDGTVGLGVYGMVQMAGLTLDQAKESIRTFLAPRVNIKPEALLVVVDVIGFNSKQYFVITDGGGLGEGVFPFPCTGNETVLSALANINGIPQEGSKRNIWVARRSPHGGPDQILPVDWVGITQHGITETNWQVLPGDRVYVKADKFVKADRTLSKVLAPFERIFGVTLLGANTYNQVSGRGLQNNLNR; encoded by the coding sequence ATGCACACGACGACGAACGCCCGCATTTGCCGGGGCTGGCTGATGGCGGCCCTCGTGCTGCTGGGGTTGGGGTGCCACTCCACCAAGCAACACACCGTTGCACTGCCTCCACCGGGGACTGTGCCCAATGAAATGAACATGATTACCCTCCCCCCGTATGTGATTGCCCCGCCCGATGAATTGCTCATCGAAGTGGTGGCGGCTCCCACCGAAGCCGGCAAACCACCCACGCTGCTGACCCCGCAGCCGATCAGCGGGCGGCATCCGGTGCGGCCCGATGGCACGGTCGGACTCGGCGTCTACGGGATGGTGCAAATGGCCGGCCTGACGCTCGATCAAGCCAAAGAATCCATCCGCACGTTCCTTGCGCCACGGGTGAATATCAAGCCCGAAGCCTTGCTCGTGGTGGTGGATGTCATCGGCTTTAACTCCAAGCAATACTTCGTCATTACGGATGGCGGCGGTCTGGGCGAAGGGGTGTTTCCATTCCCCTGTACCGGCAACGAAACCGTGCTCTCGGCGCTGGCCAACATCAACGGCATTCCGCAAGAAGGCTCGAAGCGGAACATCTGGGTCGCTCGCCGGAGTCCGCACGGGGGGCCGGATCAGATTCTGCCCGTCGATTGGGTCGGCATCACGCAGCATGGCATCACCGAAACCAACTGGCAGGTGTTGCCCGGCGACCGGGTCTACGTCAAGGCCGACAAGTTTGTGAAGGCCGATCGCACGCTTAGCAAGGTGCTGGCTCCGTTCGAGCGGATCTTTGGTGTGACCCTCTTGGGTGCCAACACGTACAACCAAGTCTCGGGACGCGGCTTGCAGAACAACTTGAACCGCTAA